One segment of Pseudophryne corroboree isolate aPseCor3 chromosome 10, aPseCor3.hap2, whole genome shotgun sequence DNA contains the following:
- the LOC134965571 gene encoding UDP-GlcNAc:betaGal beta-1,3-N-acetylglucosaminyltransferase 7-like, giving the protein MHFLEIWFLQTCSTDIYYISHSYRRQRDRRDPIHTEACPLMTSGMESLFKRRRIMKTCITVSLLFATLVTIHKLKLVEDGAKSSLAFHTRIMHQWLQPDNSSSRRNSKRTSSHAKDITSEVINLPPPRWDINESRCPENTALRRQPWFKHVDPRFHQFILHRHCRYFPLLLNHPEKCQGDVHVLIVVKSIIEQHDRREAVRKTWGKEKEVDGKKIRTLFLLGTTSIGKDHRNLQRLIDQEDQIYGDILQWDFMDTFFNLTLKEVNFLKWFHIYCPNVEFIFKGDDDIFVNTENVLAFLAFKKEDPLLPSLFVGDIISRAGPIRNKQSKYFIPKELYDKPYPVYAGGGGFLMASSLARKLFVASEKIQLFPIDDVFLGMCLKSVGAEPKLHPGFRTFGISKNRFSGMNKDPCFYKSLLVVHKLSSEDLLKMWNVVHDDKIICGKIVHFNNVT; this is encoded by the coding sequence ATGCATTTTCTGGAGATTTGGTTTTTGCAGACATGCTCCACAGACATTTATTATATATCTCACAGCTATAGAAGACAAAGGGACAGGAGAGATCCAATCCACACCGAAGCCTGTCCCCTCATGACCTCAGGCATGGAGAGCCTGTTCAAAAGGAGAAGAATAATGAAAACTTGTATAACGGTCTCCCTACTTTTTGCCACCTTGGTGACCATACATAAACTAAAACTGGTGGAAGATGGAGCAAAGAGTAGCCTGGCATTTCATACAAGGATTATGCATCAGTGGCTGCAGCCAGATAACAGCTCCTCTAGAAGGAACAGTAAAAGGACTAGTAGCCATGCTAAAGACATTACTTCTGAAGTTATAAATTTGCCTCCACCAAGGTGGGACATCAATGAAAGTAGATGTCCTGAAAATACTGCTCTAAGGAGGCAACCCTGGTTCAAGCATGTGGATCCCAGATTCCATCAGTTTATTCTACACAGACATTGCAGGTATTTCCCATTGTTGCTTAACCACCCTGAGAAATGCCAGGGAGATGTACATGTGCTCATAGTGGTCAAGTCCATTATTGAGCAACATGACCGGAGGGAGGCTGTTAGGAAGACTTGGGGCAAGGAGAAGGAGGTAGACGGGAAAAAAATTAGGACTCTGTTCCTCCTTGGGACCACATCTATAGGTAAAGACCACAGGAACCTCCAGAGACTAATTGATCAGGAAGACCAGATTTATGGGGACATCCTACAGTGGGATTTCATGGACACCTTTTTCAACTTGACTCTCAAAGAAGTCAACTTCTTAAAATGGTTTCACATATATTGCCCGAATGTCGAGTTTATTTTTAAAGGGGACGATGATATATTTGTGAACACTGAAAACGTGTTGGCTTTCCTGGCCTTCAAAAAGGAAGACCCTTTACTGCCGAGCTTATTTGTAGGAGATATTATTTCTCGGGCAGGCCCCATCAGGAACAAGCAAAGCAAATATTTTATACCAAAAGAATTGTATGACAAACCCTATCCAGTGTATGCTGGAGGAGGGGGCTTTCTTATGGCGTCTTCTCTAGCCAGAAAACTGTTTGTAGCTTCTGAGAAGATACAGTTGTTTCCCATTGATGATGTGTTTTTGGGAATGTGCCTGAAGTCTGTAGGTGCGGAGCCCAAGTTACATCCTGGGTTTAGGACATTTGGAATAAGCAAAAATAGATTTAGTGGAATGAATAAGGACCCTTGTTTCTACAAGAGCTTGTTGGTGGTCCACAAACTCAGTTCAGAAGATCTCCTTAAAATGTGGAATGTTGTCCATGATGATAAAATCATCTGTGGTAAAATAGTTCATTTTAACAATGTCACATAG